The nucleotide window GCAACTTCGAGCAGCGGTTCCGGACGGTGGTGAAACTGCGCGAACGCGGCCTTCAACTTTTTCTCGTTGAGCTTGCGCGAAGTGGCAGCCGCAAACCGCTTCGCAACGAATTGCACGAACGCTTCGTCGAGCAGCGGAAAGTCTTGCAGCGGATTCGCTGCCGAATAGAGCGGCGCACGCGTGTCCGTAAAAACATGGCCGAGCTGCGTGCGCGATGAACCGGTGAACACGACTCGAAGATTGTCGCGATACTTCGTCAGCGCCGTACGCAGCGCGCGCGCCACGTCTTCGCCTTCTTCGCTTCGGCCGAGAGACTGGGCTTCGTCGACGAGCAGCAGCACGGGCCTGCGCCGCGTCAGATCACCAAGTAATTCGTCGAGCCGCAGTGCCGCAGCGGTGGCGGCCCGCTTTTTGTCGTCATTGAGTTCGATCGCGCCTTCTATCGACGTGCCGGCGATTTCAGCCTTGCCCCTTAACGACTTCACGGACGGCGCCAGCCTCGCTTTCAGCTTCTTCGCGAATGTGTCGGGCTCCTGCGGTAATTCCAGCGCGTGCAGCAATGCGGCAGCAGGTGTTTGCCGCGTTTGCCAAAGATCGGCGTAGACGACGTGGTAGCCCATCTGCTGGGCAGCGGGCGCCAGATCCTGCCGCAGAAATACCGTTTTGCCCGTGCGCCGCGGCGCAAAGATGGTGAGCGACGCGAGAATGCCCGAATTCAGCGCAGCCAGATAGGCGTTGGCCAGATCCGGGCGAGGAAAGTGCCAAAGCTCGGTCAGCTTCATGAATTACACAAAATTATTGTCGATTTGAGTAATTATACACACCGGTGATAATTTCGTGTAATGGCCGCCAGGTAAGGAGCGGCCGAGCCGGCGGCCGTGCCGAGGCGCTTGCCAGCGCTTCGGGTGCCGCCTCGCGCGCTCAGGCTGCCTGGCGGTAATAGAGGTTCTGCGGATGACGCGCTTCGGCGAAAAAGAACCAGCGCTCGGCCACGAGCCCCGCGTACTGGATCGCACACGCGGCGCATAGCAGCACGGCCGACAGCGCGACCGAACCGACGCTGCCACCCAACGCAATCAGCACGAACGGCACCGGGAACGCCGCGATCAGAAACGTCCACTTGATGCGCTGCAGTGTTTGCGGCGTCTTGCCATGGAAGAACTCGCGCAGATTGAACGCGCCAGCCGTAAAGCCGCGCGATTTCTGGACGACCTTCGCCGAACGGATACCGGTCGCGCTTTGCACCGTCGATTTCGGACGCAAGCGCGCATTGCGCCTGAGCGACGCGACGCGCGCGACACAGCCGGCGAGCGTCAGCACGCACGCGCAGACCGCGAGCCCCGGCACGAGCGTTGGCGCGCACCACGCGGCGCTTGCCGTCGCGACCGTGAAGCCCGACGCGCAGCCGAGCAGCACGAAATTCACCATCGTGAGCGGTGTCGCCCACTCCTGCAGAAAGCGCAAGCACGCATAGATCATCGACGTGCAGACGAACAGTGCGCCGCTCGCGAGCACAGCGATCGCGCCGGCCGCGAGCGAATACGGCAAGCCAAGCGCATGCAGCACGCCGTACGCAAACACGCATGCGAGAAACACCGGCAACGCGAGGCATTCGCGCGACAGCCACGACGTGCGCCACATCGCGATCGCGCGCCACGCGCGCTCCGGATGTCCGAGGTGAAAAAACGATGCGAACAGTCCAAGCACGCCGAGCACGACCGACAGCGCGGCGCCGGCGACAAAGAACGCCTGCGGCGGCATCGCGATCAGGCCGAGCTGCGCAACGAGTTCGACGCCGAAGAGCGCGATCATCAAGCCTTGGCCCGCTCCGCTCAACGTCGTCAGAAATACAACCGAGAAAGCCGGATTCATCGTGGGGTCTCCTGATTCTTTTAAACGCGCGTCGCCATCGACGCGAGATCGACCGTGCCGTGCTCGAGCCCGGCCGTCCCCGCCGTATGACTGTGCCCTTCGTGGTCCGCGCTTCCGGCATCCGAACCGCACGAGCATGACCCGCTGCCGCACGCGGTGGTCTTCTGCCGCGGCAAATAGTGGTTTGCGGGACGCGTGCCCCACTCCGGCATCAGCTGGTACCCGCCGCGCTCGCGAATCGCCTTCGATACGACGGATTCAGGATCGTGGATATCGCCGAACAGACGCGCCGACGTCGGGCACGCGAGCACGCAGGCAGGCTTGCGGTCGCGCTCGGAGAACGCCTCGTTGTGAATGCGGTCCGCGCAGAGCGTGCACTTCGTCATCTCCTTGCGCTCTTCGTCGAGTTCGCGCGCGCCGTAGGGGCATGCCCACGCGCAGTATTTGCAGCCGATGCAGCGGTCGAAGTCGACGAGGACGAGGCCGTCTTCCTTGCGCTTGTAGCTCGCGCCGGTCGGACACACGGGCACGCACGGCGGATCCTCGCAGTGCAGGCACGATTTCGGAAAGTGGATCGTATCGGCGAGTGGAAATTCGCCGGCCTCGAAGGTCTGCACGCGGTTGAAAAACGTGC belongs to Paraburkholderia sp. SOS3 and includes:
- a CDS encoding 4Fe-4S dicluster domain-containing protein translates to MTQMALVIDLNVCVGCHACVTSCKEWNTSGEAGSLSDARPYDADPSGTFFNRVQTFEAGEFPLADTIHFPKSCLHCEDPPCVPVCPTGASYKRKEDGLVLVDFDRCIGCKYCAWACPYGARELDEERKEMTKCTLCADRIHNEAFSERDRKPACVLACPTSARLFGDIHDPESVVSKAIRERGGYQLMPEWGTRPANHYLPRQKTTACGSGSCSCGSDAGSADHEGHSHTAGTAGLEHGTVDLASMATRV
- a CDS encoding AAA family ATPase; protein product: MKLTELWHFPRPDLANAYLAALNSGILASLTIFAPRRTGKTVFLRQDLAPAAQQMGYHVVYADLWQTRQTPAAALLHALELPQEPDTFAKKLKARLAPSVKSLRGKAEIAGTSIEGAIELNDDKKRAATAAALRLDELLGDLTRRRPVLLLVDEAQSLGRSEEGEDVARALRTALTKYRDNLRVVFTGSSRTQLGHVFTDTRAPLYSAANPLQDFPLLDEAFVQFVAKRFAAATSRKLNEKKLKAAFAQFHHRPEPLLEVAITLMMQPRMSFDTAVSLQIEKLAGAEGHETTWEGLSALERLLVREVAGNPLFRPFTRDAMADFRKQLGIEALGATHVQRALGRLAAKGVVVKSPRDAYEFENENFATWVRNMAGTL
- a CDS encoding dimethyl sulfoxide reductase anchor subunit family protein, which translates into the protein MNPAFSVVFLTTLSGAGQGLMIALFGVELVAQLGLIAMPPQAFFVAGAALSVVLGVLGLFASFFHLGHPERAWRAIAMWRTSWLSRECLALPVFLACVFAYGVLHALGLPYSLAAGAIAVLASGALFVCTSMIYACLRFLQEWATPLTMVNFVLLGCASGFTVATASAAWCAPTLVPGLAVCACVLTLAGCVARVASLRRNARLRPKSTVQSATGIRSAKVVQKSRGFTAGAFNLREFFHGKTPQTLQRIKWTFLIAAFPVPFVLIALGGSVGSVALSAVLLCAACAIQYAGLVAERWFFFAEARHPQNLYYRQAA